In Hymenobacter volaticus, the genomic window CCTGCTGAACCAGCGCGGAACCTTTGAAATTTTCTATTGGACGACCGTCCGAATTTAAATCAAAAAACGAATCATGCTTCTCGGCCGTTGCGCCGGTTAGCGGCTGAAACCAGTGCGTGTAGTGCGTAGCACCCTTCGACATTGCCCAGGTCTTCATGGCAGAAGCTACTGCGTCGGCTACGCTATGCTCTACTGGAGAACTTTGTTTGATGGCTGCCTGTAGCTTCTTGAAGTACTCACCGGGCATTGTTGCCCGCATCGCTTCCAGATTGAAGACATTTTTGCCGAATGTGTCGGAGCGACGCTCACCATTGCCCTCTATTATCAGCGGTTTACGCTGGTCAACTAACTCGAGTGCTTTGAAGCGAAGAATTGCCATGTAAGGGTGAGAAGGTTAAGATGAGCCGTTTTTGATGATGGCAAATGTGAAGCGCATTTTTTGCTTTTCCAAACTCACCCTTCGAAATTCGGAAGTTATTTTTCAATTATTCATCTTTTTTCATCATCACCCCCTTTAAAATCGGTACCATTTCAGAAAAATTAATAGAAATATGGAGCTTAGGGGTATTTCGGAATCGATTGCGCAACTTGACAAAAGTACTTCATGCAGCTGTTTCGGTAGCCGTAGGAACTAGCCCCCGCAAATCTGGGTAGCTACCCTCCATTCCGGGCCGATGACCGTTACCTTTGCTCCGTGAAAAACCGATTTCAGTTCCAGTGGCGCTACTTTCTGTTTTGGCTAGCTTATTTCGTAGTAGCCAAGGCGCTGTTTTTGCTCTATCACTTCTCTAAATCAGCTGCTTTACCGGCCCCTACGCTTGCCGGCATATTTGGCTATGGCTTGCGGCTAGATGCTTCCACAACGGCCTATCTGAGCGTTGTTCCTTTCACGCTCTTCATCTTGGGCTCCTTGCTTGGGCCGCGCTTTCCGTTTGGGGCGCTTGTTAAAAGCTATACGGCAGTAGCCGCGCTGCTGGTAGCCTTACTAAGTATTGCCGACTTGGAACTGTACCGGGTGTGGGGCTTCCGGATGGACGCTACCCCATTGCAATATTTAAGCTCTCCTACCGAAATGGCAGCATCTGCCGGAAGTGCGCCTTTGCTGGTACTTGGGTTGGCCCTGGTAGTACTTTTGGTGGCAGGCGTACTCCTATATAATAAGGTAGTAGGGAAAGTACCACCGTTACCAGCTGGCTTTGGTCGTGGACGGGCGGCGCTGGCAGGCCTGCTTTACACGGCTTTGCTGGTTGTGCCGCTGCGGGGTGGCCTGCAGCAAATTCCTATTAACCAGAGCGACGTATATTTCTCTGCTGTTCCGTTTGCCAACCACGCAGCGGTCAATTTGCCTTGGAACGTCGCCAATTCTGTGCGGCTGCGTGATAAAAACACCGATCGTTATCGCTTCATGCCCGACTCGACGGCTACGCGCCTTGTGCGGCCCCTCTATACCTATACTCAAGCAACCCCCGATTCCTTGACCCACGCTTTGTTGCGCAGCAAGCATCCCAATGTGGTGTTCATCATCTTGGAGAGCTTCACATCCAAGTTAGTGGGTAGCGTGGGCGGCGAGTCAGGCGTAACACCAAATTTGGATAGCCTGGCTCGCACGGGAGTTTTATTCAATAACATATACGCCGCCGGCGACCGAAGCCAAAAAGGATTGGTGGCGCTGTTATCCGGCTTTCCTAACCAGCCCAACAACAGTATCATCAAGTATCCGCGCAAAACGGAACAGCTAGCTCACCTATGTCAGTCGCTGAAACAAGTCGGTTATAGCTCCCACTATTACTATGGGGAGAACTGGCTTTTGCCAACATGAAAAGCTACATCGTAACGGCTGGCTACGACAAACTAACTGAGCGCGACGACTTTCTTAAAAGTCAGCAAAACTCGAAGTGGGGCGCCCACGACCATATTGTGTTCGACCGGGTGCTGCAGGATCTTAATTCGCAGCCGCAACCTTTCTTTAGCACTATTTTCACGCTGAGCAGCCACGAGCCGTTCGAGATTCCTATTGCGCGCAAATTCAAGGGCACCGACGAAACGGCGCTATTCCGCAACTCCGTATACTATACCGACTGGGCCCTCGGGCGCTTTCTGCAGGAAGCCCGCCGCCAGCCCTGGTACGACAATACGTTGCTAGTACTTGCGGCAGACCACGGCCATCAACTGCCAGGCGATAATTCTGTGGAAGATCCGGCTAAGTTTCGGATTCCGCTGGTACTGGCCGGCGGGGCGCTACGCCCCGAGGTGCGGGGCCGTGTAGTATCGGACCTGGGCTCCCAGACCGATGTGGTTGCCACCCTGCTAGCACAGTTGCACCTTCCTACGACCCCCTACCGCTGGAGCCGCGACCTGCTGCGCCCCGTGCGTCAGCCGTCGGCGTTTTATTGCTACACCGATGGCTTCGGCTTCGCTACGCCCGCTGGCCTACTGCTCTTCGATAATGTCTCGCGCCGAGAAATTAGGCGCGACACAGGCGTCCCAACTAGTCAGTTGCAACAGGGCCAAGCATATGAGCAATTAACGTACGCGGACTATCTAGCGAAATAATTTAGTGAAGGAGGCCGAAGCTGCTTTGATCTCCAGTACAACTCGCTGCTTGCCAACAAAGCACATTGCTTCCGATTAAGTGCTCTCTTGGTTGAAGCGCCGCAGGAGAGCACAGGATAGCTGCGCTGCTTAGAAGCTGCTATTTGGAAGTGGAAAAGGGCGCTCTATTGCTTTTCCCATGTCACCTCTATTCTCTTAGTTAGGATGCTTCTTCTCCTACGCTGCCTGCTCTTTCTGCTGCTCTTGGTTCCCACTACTATGCAAGCGCAGCAGAAACCGGTTGGCAAACTTGCACCCAAGCCGTTGTTTCGGGACCCGATTTACGATGGTGCCGCCGACCCAGTGGTTATCTGGAATAGGAAAGAGAAGAAATGGTTTATGTTTTACACCAACCGCCGCGCCACTGATACCACGGCGGCGGGGGTTACGTGGGTGCATGGCACGCGCATTGGCATTGCCGAATCAGAAGATGGTGGAGCTACTTGGCGTTACCGCGACACGGCCAACATCAATTACCGCCCCACGCCACAGTACACGCACTGGGCTCCCGAGGTAATAGAAGACAAAGGAGTGTACCACATGTTTCTAACGTACGTGCCCGGCATTTTCACCGACTGGAATCACGCGCGCAGCATCTTGCACCTAACAAGTTCGGACCTGCTGAATTGGAAGTACGAGTCGAGTTTGGTGCTGGCTACCGATAAAGTGATTGACGCTTGCGTGTACCAGCTGCCCGATGGCACGTGGCGAATGTGGTACAACAACGAACGGGATGGCAAAAGCATTTATTACGCCGACAGTCCCGACCTCTACCACTGGCAAGACAAAGGCAAAGCCTTGACTGAGCGCGGCGAAGGCCCCAAAGTATTCCAGTGGCAGGGCCGCTACTGGATGGCGATTGATAAATGGAAAGGTTTGGGGGTTTACAGTTCCTCGGACCTCAAGCAGTGGCAGGCCCAGCCCGAACGTCTACTCGAATTACCTGGCAAAGGCCCTTTCGATCAGGCTATTGGCGGCCACCCTGACGTGCTAGTGCAAGGCGACCGAGCGTTCCTGCTCTATTTCACTCATCCTGGCCGCACTTCCGCTAGTAACGGCATCGACCCCAAACGCAGCCTGATTCAGGTAGTAGAGCTGCATTACCAAGCGGGTAAGCTGACTGCCGACCGTGACCAACCTACGTATATAAAGCTCACTCCACCAGCCGCCCGCAAACGTCTGAAGCCGTAGCACTGCTATTGCCATCGTCTTGGTGAGCAGCTAAAACCAACCGGAATTCAGGCGTGCTCAGCCTCTTTTGCCCATGACTGAACTACTGTTTGTTTATAATGCTGACAGCGGCTTTTTAAACGGGGCAATGGACGCATTCCACAAAATTCTGTCGCCTAAGACCTATCCCTGCTCACTGTGTGCCGTTACGTATGGCAACACCAGTATGCGGACTGAATGGAAACACTACATCCAGTCTTTGCCCGTGCAAACCCGATTTCTGCACCGGGACGAATTCTTGGCAGAATTTCCTCGGCTAGGAGAATATCCGTTGCCTGCTGCATTTCAAGAAACGGGTGAGGGGTGGCAGCTCTTTTTATCGAAAACAGAGCTTGACAACCTGGATTTGCCGG contains:
- a CDS encoding LTA synthase family protein, yielding MKNRFQFQWRYFLFWLAYFVVAKALFLLYHFSKSAALPAPTLAGIFGYGLRLDASTTAYLSVVPFTLFILGSLLGPRFPFGALVKSYTAVAALLVALLSIADLELYRVWGFRMDATPLQYLSSPTEMAASAGSAPLLVLGLALVVLLVAGVLLYNKVVGKVPPLPAGFGRGRAALAGLLYTALLVVPLRGGLQQIPINQSDVYFSAVPFANHAAVNLPWNVANSVRLRDKNTDRYRFMPDSTATRLVRPLYTYTQATPDSLTHALLRSKHPNVVFIILESFTSKLVGSVGGESGVTPNLDSLARTGVLFNNIYAAGDRSQKGLVALLSGFPNQPNNSIIKYPRKTEQLAHLCQSLKQVGYSSHYYYGENWLLPT
- a CDS encoding glycosyl hydrolase, with amino-acid sequence MLLLLRCLLFLLLLVPTTMQAQQKPVGKLAPKPLFRDPIYDGAADPVVIWNRKEKKWFMFYTNRRATDTTAAGVTWVHGTRIGIAESEDGGATWRYRDTANINYRPTPQYTHWAPEVIEDKGVYHMFLTYVPGIFTDWNHARSILHLTSSDLLNWKYESSLVLATDKVIDACVYQLPDGTWRMWYNNERDGKSIYYADSPDLYHWQDKGKALTERGEGPKVFQWQGRYWMAIDKWKGLGVYSSSDLKQWQAQPERLLELPGKGPFDQAIGGHPDVLVQGDRAFLLYFTHPGRTSASNGIDPKRSLIQVVELHYQAGKLTADRDQPTYIKLTPPAARKRLKP
- a CDS encoding LTA synthase family protein, yielding MKSYIVTAGYDKLTERDDFLKSQQNSKWGAHDHIVFDRVLQDLNSQPQPFFSTIFTLSSHEPFEIPIARKFKGTDETALFRNSVYYTDWALGRFLQEARRQPWYDNTLLVLAADHGHQLPGDNSVEDPAKFRIPLVLAGGALRPEVRGRVVSDLGSQTDVVATLLAQLHLPTTPYRWSRDLLRPVRQPSAFYCYTDGFGFATPAGLLLFDNVSRREIRRDTGVPTSQLQQGQAYEQLTYADYLAK